The Argiope bruennichi chromosome 9, qqArgBrue1.1, whole genome shotgun sequence genome contains a region encoding:
- the LOC129983967 gene encoding uncharacterized protein LOC129983967: MGKRKVEVITLLSSDEETPPLVNNLSNKKTDVKVRKTARKSTAASMGQLSITPIKTESKSSVSHDSASSAMKSKPKANQPILNSTSVKQSTFPMKQSVHDSNNLNTFNHNSNLISNLQKNAVASSTNGLPPIEITKKMPHLTITPIPKPSDPPVAHNSKTARKSFNSKPDHHLSPEVQITASKLNKSATYQSSAKFSKRNQSVKVSSSSTKTAIHPSDSNIISSANSSYSDSKSHISANDSLYVESMKKKARKSFPSSNSQIPPSLISSLGKSGVSIINIDNTNSLNSGQVRKKSEEVFDPKNLKTSPDLSITKIKTDKVTISQRDDVESEHVERTQVSQMSLNQNNVRQLRTNSLTNNKNQNSTSVKSKHKDTFNSEFVSHESPKIPFKKVSKNNALTSSVSKKSNNMDSKTNSMLSKPQKTRSSKNNDNSYIKKTSLTGKTKSDSKSDVIILPNTPQMPSANQKPVVSAFAFKSTVSKTSSSINEQNVSQTNNLKKNQPLKRKNSNSVSNPRLPKKVSFEAPQNGEAPNSAFVDHHKRIMAIKESLKDLDSDLKQKEKVEKSLDNVVNVAGTKKDSDIPLQSIGEKKDTIASSNILEKKKDTIIPLPCNKKRDTIISVPCVEEKKKDTVILLPYIEGKKKEKIILLPSVLEKKKDTVISLPNVEVKKKDTVIPLSHIEEMKKDSLISLPNDDDEKGMAIPLASVDEEKEDISNPVLLTEEKDANVPLPPVDESIVKGAQLEAKEHESQNEISNLEELSNDATVDAKHGENILDNKRPLKQVTSPKLSLKRNINTDGTPVKKLKVGSDAVSENICVPLHNQNESAAVLFNSIGSVDVNSFPWSENDNITTKYKKFLQFCKPFMKSSPHEENKIVKTFLKQFQKADVQFIESTNFIELLCETVLKVKTNPGKIFVHLSVLSSKLREHKKLDFSHCLSSSNDRPKSDNHVKPISDSETEVASHSSNNRFQVTESANHFKQIAKESSEITAHVSSEESKVLRNTKPIDKNSFNELERATHASSDYSEKIDSAKHNIYISNILPEITSDLSNSNDPENSRTRKVENRIGQTTGDEPEINSDSVNLNKIKIAECTNHTENIPADEPEISTDFAEPQNEDSSPSLITSDPNESVEPNDSRSSPTIFNPTVIESSIKGSCMNDFYGTPSTSNFKVKNHIGQIAGDEPEINSDSINLNKSKIAECTNHSENIPADEPEISTDFAEPANEDSSPSLITFNPNESVEPNDSRSSPTIFNPTVIESSIKGSCMNDFYSRPSTSRYADYAEMLLSSTLPGNTLEEIERESYRLPLDSATKDSIENHQDFLISKKISNSIPHSELPIPVVNPDLRNSLLDKGNDSDSTASFPSKSNKYVPKKESVPKNKKSDEEEFEKRIRDLEKYLGRLSKKIKKLQLKELSLDDLDNEDSVYILQDKYERRFNQVFNKLCKLRKASSRLGREIEKRFAYEGTRHEALNKAIEKFINKRKATEKFPNYKETLEKVREVNERDNICLPPQEEERLAEQIFKDIGKELQRRRILDMEQDLISYCPEDAELDYDPADHDESLKSKLISSVAEGEKKMDEIMQKYAEMQKEEEVVHDGVMEVEETSEEEREDSDIPETEPATPSTDERMDEIETERDPPKQDSPILVTYDKDFHDDPDIIDLGSSSDASTEPGASVSESRKSAERPNLNEPPASIRDTVEVFEDQNNSLGPDSSPELPTLDDIFK; encoded by the exons GTAAACAATTTATCGAATAAAAAAACTGATGTAAAAGTGAGAAAAACTGCTCGAAAATCTACAGCAGCTAGTATGGGCCAGTTGAGTATTACTCCTATTAAAACAGAATCTAAGTCATCAGTTTCTCATGATTCTGCATCCAGTGCAATGAAAAGTAAACCGAAAGCCAATCAACCAATATTGAATAGCACATCAGTGAAACAAAGTACTTTTCCTATGAAGCAATCGGTGCatgattctaataatttaaatacttttaatcataATTCAAACTTAATTAGTAACCTTCAGAAAAATGCAGTGGCATCTTCTACCAATGGACTTCCACCTATAGAAATCACAAAGAAAATGCCACATTTGACCATAACTCCCATCCCCAAACCATCTGACCCTCCTGTGGCACACAATTCCAAAACTgcaagaaaatcttttaattctaaGCCTGATCACCATTTATCTCCTGAAGTTCAAATTACTgcctcaaaattaaataaatcggCAACATATCAAAGTAGTGCAAAATTCTCTAAGAGAAATCAATCTGTTAAAGTTTCATCAAGTTCAACAAAAACTGCAATCCATCCATCAGATAGCAATATTATCTCTTCAGCGAACTCTTCTTATTCTGATTCAAAGAGTCATATAAGTGCAAATGATTCCCTTTATGTTGAAAGTATGaagaaaaaagcaagaaaatctTTTCCTTCATCTAATAGTCAAATACCTCCTTCACTTATATCATCTCTTGGTAAAAGTGGAGTAAGTATCATAAATATAGATAACACAAATTCACTAAATAGTGGacaagtaagaaaaaaaagtgaagaggTATTTGaccctaaaaatttaaaaacatcaccTGATTTAAGCATAACTAAGATTAAAACAGATAAAGTTACTATTTCTCAAAGAGACGATGTTGAATCAGAGCATGTGGAAAGAACCCAAGTATCTCAAATGTCATTGAATCAAAACAATGTTAGACAACTGAGGACAAATTcccttacaaataataaaaatcaaaattcaacatCTGTTAAATCTAAACATAAAGAtacatttaattcagaatttgttTCTCATGAAAGtccaaaaattccttttaaaaaagtttctaaaaataatgctttGACTTCCTCTGTGAGTAAGAAAAGTAATAACATGGACTCAAAAACTAATTCAATGCTGAGTAAACCACAGAAGACTAGAAGTTCAAAGAATAAtgataattcatatattaaaaaaaccagTTTAACTGGTAAAACTAAGTCCGATTCTAAGTCTGATGTAATTATATTACCAAACACACCACAGATGCCATCAGCAAATCAAAAACCTGTTGTATCAGCATTTGCTTTCAAATCTACAGTTTCTAAAACCAGTTCCTCCATAAACGAACAGAATGTTTCTCAGAcgaacaatttaaagaaaaaccagCCTCTAAAACGTAAAAACAGCAATTCAGTTTCTAATCCAAGACTAcctaaaaaagtttcttttgaagCACCACAAAATGGAGAGGCCCCAAACTCAGCTTTTGTGGATCATCATAAACGAATTATGGCTATAAAGGAGTCATTAAAAGACTTAGACagtgatttaaaacaaaaagaaaaggtGGAGAAGTCATTGGATAATGTAGTTAATGTAGCTGGTACTAAAAAGGATTCAGATATTCCTTTGCAATCTATCGGAGAAAAGAAAGATACGATTGCCTCAtctaatattcttgaaaagaaaaaggatACAATAATTCCTTTACCGTGCAATAAAAAAAGGGATACAATTATTTCTGTACCATGtgttgaagaaaagaaaaaggacaCAGTTATTCTTTTACCATATATTGaaggaaagaaaaaggaaaaaattattcttttaccatccgttttagaaaagaaaaaagatactgTTATTTCTTTACCAAATgttgaagtgaaaaaaaaggaCACAGTCATCCCTTTATCACatattgaagaaatgaaaaaggaCTCACTTATTTCTTTGCCAAATGATGATGATGAGAAGGGCATGGCTATTCCTTTAGCATCTGTTGATGAAGAGAAGGAAGACATAAGCAACCCTGTGTTACTTACTGAAGAAAAGGATGCAAATGTTCCTTTACCACCTGTTGATGAAAGTATTGTAAAAGGAGCACAATTGGAGGCTAAAGAACATGAATcgcaaaatgaaatttcaaatttagaagaaTTGAGTAACGATGCAACAGTTGATGCAAAACATGgagaaaatattcttgataataaAAGGCCTCTTAAACAG GTCACATCACCTAAACTTTCTTTGAAGCGAAATATAAACACTGATGGTACTCCTGTAAAGAAACTGAAAGTTGGATCTGATgcagtttctgaaaatatatgtgTTCCATTGCACAATCAAAATGAATCAGCTGCAGTTTTATTCAATAGCATAGGAAGTGTAGATGTGAATTCTTTCCCATGGagtgaaaatgataatattactacaaaatataaaaag tttctgcaATTCTGCAAACCTTTTATGAAGAGCTCACctcatgaagaaaataaaatagttaaaacatttttaaagcaattccaGAAAGCAGATGTACAGTTTATAGAAAGTACAAACTTTATTGAATTGTTATGTGAAACAGTTCTGAAAGTAAAGACAAATCctggaaaaatatttgttcatctTTCAGTTTTAAGTTCCAAACTTAGGGAACATAAGAAGCTAGACTTCTCTCATTGTCTGTCAAGTTCAAATGATAGACCAAAAAGTGATAATCATGTGAAACCGATTTCAGATAGTGAAACTGAAGTAGCATCTCATTCATCAAATAACAGATTTCAGGTAACTGAGAGTGCTAACCATTTCAAACAGATTGCAAAGGAGAGTTCTGAAATAACAGCTCATGTATCAAGTGAGGAATCAAAGGTTTTGAGAAACACGAAGCctattgataaaaattctttcaatgaaCTAGAAAGAGCAACTCATGCATCAAGtgattattcagaaaaaattgacAGTGCtaaacataatatatacatttcaaatattttgccaGAAATAACATCAGATTTATCAAATTCGAATGATCCTGAAAACTCCAGAACCAGAAAAGTTGAAAATCGCATTGGTCAAACTACAGGTGATGAACCTGAAATAAATTCTGACTcagtaaatttgaataaaatcaaaattgctgAATGTACTAATCACACTGAAAATATTCCTGCTGATGAGCCGGAAATTTCAACTGATTTTGCTGAACCACAAAATGAGGACTCTTCACCTAGTTTAATAACATCTGATCCTAATGAATCTGTTGAGCCTAATGATTCTAGGTCATCGCCTACCATATTTAATCCCACTGTTATTGAATCTTCTATCAAAGGTTCATGCATGAATGATTTTTATGGTACGCCTTCAACTTCAAACTTCAAAGTTAAGAATCACATTGGACAAATTGCAGGTGATGAACCTGAAATAAATTCTgactcaataaatttaaataaatccaaaattgcTGAATGTACTAATCACTCTGAAAATATTCCTGCTGATGAGCCTGAAATCTCAACTGATTTTGCTGAACCAGCAAATGAGGACTCTTCACCtagtttaataacatttaatcCTAATGAATCTGTTGAGCCTAATGATTCTAGGTCATCACCTACTATATTTAATCCCACTGTTATTGAATCTTCTATCAAAGGTTCAtgtatgaatgatttttataGTAGGCCTTCAACTTCAAGATATGCTGATTATGCAGAAATGTTATTATCATCTACACTTCCTGGAAATACATTAGAAGAAATAGAAAGAGAAAGCTATAGACTTCCACTTGATAGTGCAACAAAAGATTCTATTGAAAATCACCAAGactttttgatttctaaaaaaatttcaaacagtatTCCTCATTCAGAACTGCCCATACCTGTAGTTAATCCTGATTTAAGAAATTCTCTCTTGGACAAAGGAAATGATTCTGATTCAACAGCATCATTTCCAAGTAAAAGTAACAAATATGTTCCAAAAAAAGAGAGTGtgccaaaaaataaaaagtctgaTGAAGAAGAGTTTGAAAAGCGAATAAGAGATCTGGAAAAGTATCTTGGT agattgagtaaaaaaattaagaaactgcaATTAAAAGAGCTGTCTTTGGATGATTTGGACAACGAAGATTCAGTTTATATTCTTCAAGATAAGTATGAAAGAAGATTCAATCAGGTTTTTAATAAACTCTGCAAATTAAGAAAGGCTTCATCCCGCTTAGGAAGAGAAATTGAAAAGCGGTTCGCATATGAAG GAACCAGACATGAAGCCTTAAATAAAGCcattgaaaagtttattaataaaagaaaagcaacTGAAAAATTTCCTAATTACAAAGAAACTTTGGAGAAAGTCAGAGAAGTAAATGAAAGAGATAATATTTGTTTACCACCTCAAGAAGAAGAACGGTTGG ctgagcaaattttcaaagatattggAAAAGAACTTCAAAGAAGGCGTATTCTTGATATGGAACAAGATCTTATCAGTTACTGCCCTGAAGATGCTGAACTTGATTATGATCCTGCTGATCATGATGAGAGTTTGAAAAGCAAGTTAATAAGTAGTGTTGCGGAAGGTGAAAAAAAGATGGACGaa atTATGCAGAAATATGCTGAGATGCAGAAAGAGGAAGAAGTTGTTCATGATGGTGTTATGGAGGTGGAAGAAACATCTGAAGAAGAACGAGAAGATTCAGATATTCCAGAAACAGAACCTGCGACTCCAAGTACAGATG